The Azospirillum baldaniorum genome segment CATGGAGAAGGGCCGGATGCGCGATTTCCTGGCCCCCATCCCGACCTACGTCATCACCCACGAGCTTCCCGCCTTCCTCGGTCTGGCCGAGGCCGCGGAGCGGGCGTAACGGCGCTTACGCCGTCAACCGCGAGACGGCCAGTTTCAGGTCGGCCAGGAAGGTCGGCTGTTCGGCGAGTTGGCCGCGCAGGATGTAGCTGGGGTGGAAGGTCGCCACCACCTCGGCCCCCGGCACGAGGCGGCAGGGCTGGACCGTGCCGCGCAACTGCATGATCCCGTTCAGCCCGGTCAACGCCCACAGCGGCGTGCGGCCCAGCGCGACGATGACGCGGGGGGCGAAGCCCTCCAGAGTCCGCTGCAGATGCTCGATCTCGCCGGAAAACTCCGCCAGCACCCAGTCGGAGGTGCCGAACGGCCCCCAGCGCTCGTCGAGCGCCCGCCCTTCCTTCCTGGCGCGGGTGCGCGAGGCGAAGAAATGCCCGACCTTGTTGCCCGGCGGCTGGTAACGGAAGACGTTGGCGACGAGGCATTCCGCCCGCTCCACCCCCGCCGCCTTCAGCGTCTCGTCGAGGAGCTGCCCGCTGCGCCCGACGAAGGGAGCGCCCCGCCGGGCCTCCTCCGCCCCCGGCGCCTCTCCGACGATGGCGAGGCGCGGCCCGGCGGCGGTCTTCGTGGGCTGCTGGTAATCGGCGAAGGGCAGGTCCGTCATGCGCGCGTCCATGGCTGGTTGTGAGGCTTGCCGCCGCGAGGCTTCGGCCCCAGCATTGTTCGAAACGAGGGTTCGAAACCAACAACACAGGAGGACGCGATATGGCGACACACCAAGAGCTGGCTGGAAAGACCTGTGAACCCTGCCGCGGTGGCATCCCGCCGATGGACCGCGCCATGGCCGAGAACTATCTGGTGCAGGTCCCCGGCTGGTCGATCAGGCCGGACCCCGACCGGCTGGAGCGCGATTACCGATTCTCCAACTTCCGCGAGGCGCAGCATTTCGCCATGCGCGTCGGCGATCTGTGCGAGGCGGAAGGCCACCACGCCGAGATCCTCTACGGCTGGGGCCATTGCACCGTCACCTTCTGGACGCACAAGATCAGGGGCCTGCACGAGAACGACTTCATCATGGCCGCCAAGGTCGAGGGGCTGATGGACGAGCCCTACGCCCCGGTGTCGGAGTCCATGGGCGACGTCTCCCCCACCGCGCGCCGCGGCTGATTTCTTCCGTTCCCCTCAACTTTTTCCCCTGTCCCCTCCGGGGAGAGGGTTAGGGTTGAGGGGATTGCGCGTGGCGGTACGTCCGGCACAAGCGCATACCCTTCACCCGGCCCTCCGGGCCACCCTCTCCCCAGAGGGGCGAGGGAAAATCAGCCCGAAGGACGAACCATGCCCACCGCCCTGCCCGCCATCATCCAATGGGGCCTGTCCAGCTACAGCGGATGGGGCGTCAACGGGCTGCAGCTGGCGCTGAGCTGGACGCGCAGCGGTCGGCTGGTGCCGGTCTGCTCGCTGCCGCTGCGGCTGGAGGACATCGCGCTGTCTCCGCTGGAATGGCGGCGCATGAGCGGCTTCGTCCGCGAGTCCGAAGCGCTGTGCCGGCAGATCGCGCCTCATGCGGGGCAGGAGATCGGGGTGTCGGTGCCGGTGCTGCGCGGGCTCGGCAACAACCTCGTCGGCAGCCGGTCGGTGGAGGGGGTGACGGTGAAGGGCCAGCCCACCGTCGGCGTCTGCTATCTGGAGGACAGCGGCATCAATGCGGAAGGCTTGGCGCGGGCGGAGCAATGCGCGGCCATCGTCGCCGGGTCCAGCTTCGTCGAGCGGGTGCTGACCGGCGCCGGGATCGGGCGGGTGCAGACGGTGCTGCAGGGCGTCGATCCCACCCACTTCCACCCGGCGCCCAAGGTCGGCTGGTTCAAGGACCGCTTCGTCGTCTTCTCCGGCGGCAAGCCGGAGTTCCGCAAGGGGCAGGACCTCGCCCTGCTCGGCTTCCGCGCCTTCGCCGAGCGCCATCCCGAGGCGCTGCTGCTGACCGCTTGGCACAACCCCTGGCCGGAAAGCGCCCGCTCGCTGGAGGCCAACCCCGCCGTGGCTCCGGTGCCCTTCCATGACAACGGGCAGTTCGACGGCGCGGGCTGGGCGGTCGCCAACGGCGTGCCGCCCGATCAGGTGATGGACCTCGGGCCCGTCCCCAACGCCGACATGGCCCGCATCCTGCGCGAGGTCGACGTCGGCCTGTTCCCCAACCGCGGCGAGGGCGGGACCAACCTCGTCGCCATGGAATGCATGGCCTGCGGCGTGCCCGCCATCCTGTCGGCCAACACCGGGCATCTCGACCTGATCGGGGCGGACCGCTGCGTCCCGCTGA includes the following:
- a CDS encoding 4a-hydroxytetrahydrobiopterin dehydratase, with the protein product MATHQELAGKTCEPCRGGIPPMDRAMAENYLVQVPGWSIRPDPDRLERDYRFSNFREAQHFAMRVGDLCEAEGHHAEILYGWGHCTVTFWTHKIRGLHENDFIMAAKVEGLMDEPYAPVSESMGDVSPTARRG
- a CDS encoding glycosyltransferase family 4 protein, translating into MPTALPAIIQWGLSSYSGWGVNGLQLALSWTRSGRLVPVCSLPLRLEDIALSPLEWRRMSGFVRESEALCRQIAPHAGQEIGVSVPVLRGLGNNLVGSRSVEGVTVKGQPTVGVCYLEDSGINAEGLARAEQCAAIVAGSSFVERVLTGAGIGRVQTVLQGVDPTHFHPAPKVGWFKDRFVVFSGGKPEFRKGQDLALLGFRAFAERHPEALLLTAWHNPWPESARSLEANPAVAPVPFHDNGQFDGAGWAVANGVPPDQVMDLGPVPNADMARILREVDVGLFPNRGEGGTNLVAMECMACGVPAILSANTGHLDLIGADRCVPLTRQGTVQASFGTEGWGESDVEEIVAALEGLWADRAHAATIGRTGAAFLAGLTWDRYADGVAEVVESVL
- a CDS encoding uracil-DNA glycosylase yields the protein MTDLPFADYQQPTKTAAGPRLAIVGEAPGAEEARRGAPFVGRSGQLLDETLKAAGVERAECLVANVFRYQPPGNKVGHFFASRTRARKEGRALDERWGPFGTSDWVLAEFSGEIEHLQRTLEGFAPRVIVALGRTPLWALTGLNGIMQLRGTVQPCRLVPGAEVVATFHPSYILRGQLAEQPTFLADLKLAVSRLTA